GGATTATTCTGTTCTGCAGACAATAATGATCTTCAGAATGCCAATGTTTATATTGTTACCGTACCGACTCCAGTAGATAAACATAACCGTCCTGATTTAACTCCATTATATAAATCAAGTGAGACAGTAGCTAAAGTTCTAAAGAAAAATGATATTGTTATCTATGAATCTACTGTTTATCCTGGTGTTACTGAAGAAGAGTGTGTTCCTGTTTTAGAAAAAGTTTCAGGATTAAAATATAATGAAGATTTTTTTGTAGGATATTCACCTGAAAGAATTAATCCCGGCGATAAAGAACATACAGTAGATAAGATATTAAAGGTTACATCAGGTTCTACTCCAGAAATAGGAAAAGTGGTGGATGATTTGTATAAATCTGTAATAACTGCAGGAACTCATTTGGCTCCTACGATAAAGGTGGCTGAAGCATCAAAAGTAATTGAAAACTCTCAACGTGACCTCAATATTGCTTTTATGAACGAATTGGCAAAGATTTTTTCATTAATGGATATTGATACCCATGATGTTTTAGAAGCTGCAGGTACAAAATGGAATTTTCTGAAATTTAAACCAGGCCTTGTAGGTGGTCATTGTATTGGTGTTGATCCTTTCTATTTAGCTCAAAAGGCACAAGAAATTGGATATTATTCAGAATTAATTTTAGCCGCCAGAAGATTAAATGATTCTATGGGAGCATTTGTTGCCTCACAGGTTGTAAAATTGATGATTAAAAGTGATATCAAAATTAAAGGTTCTAAAATATTGAATTTAGGAATTACTTTTAAAGAAAACTGTCCGGACATTAGAAATTCTAAGGCAATTGATGTAATTGCAAATTTACAAGAATATGGAGCAGAAGTTACAGTTTTTGATCCTTGGGCAAATTCGATTGAAGTTAATGAGGAATATGGATTAATTTGTGAATCTGAGCTTAATGACTCTCAAAAATTCGACGCAATAATCTTAACAGTCGCACATGACGAGTTTTTAAATGAAGATTTAAATTGTTATCTAAAAGAAAATTCTGTGATTTACGATGTGAAAGGAGTTTTAAAAAAAAATAAAGTAAGTAAAAGATTATAAATTAAATTAATTGTGATAACAAAACATCTTATTATATTTGGAACAAGACCTGAGGCTATCAAGATGGCACCATTGATTAAGGAGTTCAAAAAACATCCTCAATTCGATGTAAAAGTTTGTGTAACTGCTCAACATAGGGAAATGCTAGATCAGGTTTTAGAATTTTTTGAAATAGTACCGGATTATGATTTAAATTTGATGAAGGCTAATCAAAATTTATATACATTAACTGCAGATATTATTTCAGAACTAAAAACAGTTTTAGATAATTTTAAACCAGATTTTGTATATGTACATGGTGATACAACGACAACAATGGCAGCAGGTCTTGCAGCTTTTTATTCAGGTGCTAAAATATGTCATATTGAAGCAGGTCTAAGAACACATGATAAAAGGTCTCCATTTCCTGAAGAAATGAATCGTCAGGTTACAGGTCGACTTGCTGATTATCATTTTGCTCCAACTTTACAATCTAAAGATAATTTGTTAAAAGAAAATATTGATGTTGATAATATTGTGGTTACTGGAAACACTGTTATCGATGCTTTACTAGAAAGTGCTCAGAAAGTAAATAACCTAAATAATCCCAATATTGAGTTTCTTAAAGATATTATAAATGAAAACAAAAAACTCATTCTGGTAACAGGGCATAGAAGAGAAAATCACGGACAGGGTTTTATTGATATTTGTGAAGCATTAAAAGAGATTGCAATGCAAAACCCAGATATTCAAATTATTTATCCTGTACATCTTAATCCAAATGTAAAAGGACCAGTTTATGAAATCTTATCAGATATTAATAATATTATATTGATAGATCCTTTATCTTATCCATCATTTGTATGGTTAATGAATAGGGCATATATAATTATAACAGATTCGGGTGGTGTACAAGAGGAGGCTCCGAGTTTGGGGAAACCTGTCTTGGTAATGCGTAATACGACAGAGCGCCCTGAAGCGGTAGATGCAGGAACTGTAATTCTAGTGG
Above is a genomic segment from Chryseobacterium mulctrae containing:
- the wecB gene encoding non-hydrolyzing UDP-N-acetylglucosamine 2-epimerase, with product MTKHLIIFGTRPEAIKMAPLIKEFKKHPQFDVKVCVTAQHREMLDQVLEFFEIVPDYDLNLMKANQNLYTLTADIISELKTVLDNFKPDFVYVHGDTTTTMAAGLAAFYSGAKICHIEAGLRTHDKRSPFPEEMNRQVTGRLADYHFAPTLQSKDNLLKENIDVDNIVVTGNTVIDALLESAQKVNNLNNPNIEFLKDIINENKKLILVTGHRRENHGQGFIDICEALKEIAMQNPDIQIIYPVHLNPNVKGPVYEILSDINNIILIDPLSYPSFVWLMNRAYIIITDSGGVQEEAPSLGKPVLVMRNTTERPEAVDAGTVILVGTDRNKIIYEVNDLLANEIRYNAMSELHNPYGDGKACERIVNFINSL
- a CDS encoding nucleotide sugar dehydrogenase, with the protein product MNNREHKIAVIGLGYVGLPLARLFATKFPVIGFDINEKRIADLKNGADTTLELKDEILQAVLLQENPLNENIAKGLFCSADNNDLQNANVYIVTVPTPVDKHNRPDLTPLYKSSETVAKVLKKNDIVIYESTVYPGVTEEECVPVLEKVSGLKYNEDFFVGYSPERINPGDKEHTVDKILKVTSGSTPEIGKVVDDLYKSVITAGTHLAPTIKVAEASKVIENSQRDLNIAFMNELAKIFSLMDIDTHDVLEAAGTKWNFLKFKPGLVGGHCIGVDPFYLAQKAQEIGYYSELILAARRLNDSMGAFVASQVVKLMIKSDIKIKGSKILNLGITFKENCPDIRNSKAIDVIANLQEYGAEVTVFDPWANSIEVNEEYGLICESELNDSQKFDAIILTVAHDEFLNEDLNCYLKENSVIYDVKGVLKKNKVSKRL